The genomic region CCACCACCGACAAAACGCCGGAAGAAATCTACCAGACCGGCCGCGCCGAGGTAAGCCGCATTCGGGGGAGATGGAAGAAATAAAAGCCAAAGTGGGCTTCAAAGGTGATCTGGCAGCGTTTTTTGAATACCTGAAAACCGACAAACAATTTACTCCCTACCAAACGCCGGAGCAGGTGCTTACTGCGTTTCGTGGTATTCAGGCGCGCATCGAGCCCAACCTGAAAAAGATGTTTGGTCGCACCCCCAAAACGCCGTTTGAGATCCGGCAGACGGAGGCGTTCCGGGCTGCGTCTGCCTCGGCCGAGTACAACCAGGGTAGCCCCGACGGTACGCGGCCGGGCATCTTCTACATCCCGATTCTGAACGCCCGCGAGTTCAACGTGACGTCGGGAATGGAGTCGCTGTTTTTGCACGAAGCCATTCCGGGCCACCACTACCAAATTTCGTTGCAGCAGGAAAACGACAGCCTACCCAAGTTCCGGCGCTTTGCGTGGTATGGGGCTATGGGCGAGGGCTGGGCGCTGTATACCGAAAGCCTGGGACGGGAGCTAGGCCTCTACACCGACCCCTACCAGCGCATGGGTGCCCTGGGCGACGAGATTCACCGCGCCATCCGATTGGTGGTGGACGTGGGTATGCATACCAAAGGTATGACCCGCGAAGAGGCCATTCAGTATATGATGGAAAACGAGGCCATCAGCGAGCAGGGCGCTACTGCCGAGATTGAGCGCTACATGGCCATTCCGGGTCAGGCGCTTTCCTACAAGGTAGGGGCTCTGAAGATTCAGGAGCTGCGTGCCAAGTACCAGAAGCTGCTGGGGGCTTCGCAGAAACTACGCCCCCGCAACCCGCGGGAGCGGAGCAATCATTTCATCCTCAGTGCCTTCCACGATGAGCTGTTGAAAGATGGTGTGATGCCGCTTTCGGTGCTAGAACGCAAGATGGACGCCTGGGCCGAAGACCAACGGTAAGTTTCGGCGGCAGCGTTTACGATAAAGGCCATCAGCAAGTGCTGATGGCCTTTATGCATTACATCAATTTTGGACTAGACAGTTTATGCACCGCCACCACCGCCTGCACCGCCAGTAGAACCACCACCTGTGGTTCCACCACCGGTAGTACCGCCAGCCGTCGTAGCACCACCGGTAGTACCGCCAGCCGTCGTAGCACCAGTCGTGCCGCCAGCCGTCGTCGCGCCGGTGGTGCCGCCGCTAGTAGTAGCGCCAGTGGTACCACCAGCGGTAGTGCCACCCGCTGTCGTGGCGCCAGTAGTGCCACCTGCTGTTGTAGCGCCAGTAGTGCCACCCGCTGTGGTACCGCCAGCTGTTGTAGCACCAGTAGTACCTGTAGTACCACCTGCAGTAGTGCCACCGCTAGTAGTAGCGCCAGTAGTACCACCTGCTGTGGTACCGCCAGCCGTTGTAGCGCCCGTAGTTCCACCCGCAGTAGTACCGCCAGCCGTAGTACCGCCAGCCGTAGTACCACCTGCCGTGGTGCCACCTGCTGTAGTTCCACCTGCGGTGGTGTTACCTGCAGTTGTGCCCGATGGGGCGTTGTTATCATCGTCGTTACAGGAGTACATAGCAAGAGACGAAGCAACGAAGGCGGCGCTTAGAAGCGAAAGCCATTTCTTTTTCATAATCAGGTCTTTAAATGAAAGGACGTGGGAAGGTTCGCTCCTTGTATACGCCTGCATGACGTGTGTATAAGTACTAAAAGGCGGTGATAAATACGTATTTCCTGTGCGGTAAGTACTTAGTAGATATGTGGTTTGCACGTATCCTTGCATTATTTGAATTTCGTATACAGTATCCTGCTTGTCTTCTACACCCTACCCATGCCCCACATCACCGCCGCCGATATCGAGTCGTATGAGAAGATCTATCGGCTCAACCTCATCAACTCCATAACCGGGTATAAGCCCGCCAATCTTATCGGCACGGCCTCGCCCGAGGGGCAGACTAACTTGGCTATTTTCAGCTCGGTGCTGCATTTGGGCTCCAACCCGCCGCTGTTGGGTATGGTCACGCGCCCTACCTCGGTGCCGCGCCATACTTACTCCAATATTCAGCATACAGGGTGCTATACTATCAATCATGTGCCCGCTGCCTATGTGGCGCAGGCGCACTACACCTCCGCCAACTTCCCAGCCGAAGAGTCGGAGTTTGATGCGTGCGGGTTCACACCCGTGTATCGCGATGATTTTCCGGCTCCTTATGTGCAGGAAAGTCAGATTAGCATAGGCCTGCGCTTGCAGGAAGAAATCGAAATCAAAGCCAACGGCACCCGGCTGCTAGTAGGGGCGGTAGAGCACATCTACCTGTCCGAGGCGGTGCTACAGCCAGATGGTTCACTGCACTTGCATGAGGCCGACGACGTGTGCATTTCCGGCCTCGACGGCTACCACCGCGTGACGCCGCTGGCCACGTTTGCCTACGCCCGCGCCGGGCAGGGGCCGCAGCCCAAGCAGGAGTAGCCAGAATTCTTTGGGTAAGATATTCGTCCGGGTAGGGAGTTGTGCCGTTAAAGAAGGCAGGAAATTAATCCCTCCATTGTTCATCCATTCTCATGAAAAATAAATTCTGGCAAACGCTGGGGCTGGCTACTGTGGCCAGCATGCGCAGCATGACGGCCCCGGCCTTGCTGAGCAAATCGTTGGTAAAACATAAATCTCCCTACCTCGGCGACTCGCCGCTGCGCTTTATGCAGTCGCCCATCACCGCCAACGTGCTGTCGGTGCTAGCTGGCGCTGAGCTGATAGGTGATAAGCAACCTGAGGCCGACGACCGTACGGCGCCTACCGTGCTACCCAGCCGGGCCGTAGCAGGTGCTCTGATTGGGGCCGTTGTATACAAGTCGCAGAAGGGCAGTGCCCTCACCGGCGCGCTGCTAGGCAGTGTAGCGGCCGTGGCTACCAGCTACGCTACCTTAGCTTTCCGCAAGCAGCTCATCAGCAGCACCAAACAGCCTGTTTTGGCGGGGGTTATTGAGGATAGTATTGCTGTAAGCAGCGGCCTAGCCATTCTGCAAGGTCGCAAAGGCACCAAGCTTACTAAAGCCGATAAGGAAGCCAACACCAAGGCCAAACAAGCCGCCAAAGCCCGGCAGATGAGCTAAAAAAGTTGAATTCGTCTCAACAGAAAAGCCCTTGGAATCAATGTCCAAGGGCTTTTCTGTTGAGACGAAAGCAAACTAATTGCTGCCGTTCGGGGTGGGTGGGTTCTGGCCGCCGGGCGCGTCTGTGGCGCCGTTCTTACTGGTGGGTGGCGTGTCTTTGGTGGCTTGGTCGGCAGGAGAATCGAGGCCCTGTGGGGTGGTTACTGTCTGGTCGGCATTCACGCTGTCGATGTCGGTATCGGTGGTGCGGGCGTCGGGAGCTTCTGCAAAGGTGCCTTCACGTTGGGTTTCGGTGCCAGGGCCTTTGTTGTAGTCGCAGGAAGTGAAGGATAGGGTAGTAGCAGCAAGCGCCACGCCCAGGAAGAAAGAACGTTTCATCGGGAGATTGGTCATGTAAAGTGGAGTCAGAGAGGCTATACGTAAACTAGCCGCCCAACGGCCGGCCTAACCGCCAGAATTGCCCGGCGCGTATCTTCGGCCAATGGCACTTGTAACAACCATGAGCTGGAGCGGCGGCAAAGATTCGGCCTTGGCGCTCTACTACCTGCTGCGCGACAACCGTTACCAGGTAGCCCACCTGCTCACCAACGTAAACGCACACTACGACCGCGTATCCATGCACGGTGTGCGGGTAGAACTGCTGGAAGCGCAGGCCCGGTGCCTGGCCCTACCCCTGCACCAAGTGTGCCTACCCGAAGCGCCCAGCATGGCCGAATACGAGCAGCATACACAGGCCGCGTTGCAGGAACTGCAGGCAGAGGGTGCTACGCATGTGGCGTTTGGAGATATTTTTCTGGAAGATTTGCGCGCCTACCGCGAGCAGCAGCTCACTCAGCTAGCCCTGCAGGCCGTGTTTCCGCTGTGGCAACGCCCTACCCTTGAGCTGCTGCGCGAGTACCTGACGCTGGGTTTTCGAGCTGTAGTGGTATGCGTAAACGAGGCCTACCTCGACTGTAGCTTCTGCGGCCGCCTGCTCGACGAGGATTTTCTGCGAGACCTACCTGCCGGCGTAGACCCCTGCGGCGAAAATGGTGAGTACCACACCTTTCTCTTCGATGCGCCCTACTTCCAGCAACCCATCACCTTCCAGCGCGGCGACATTGTGCGGCGCACCTACCCTGCTCCGGTAAGCGAAGCTCCGCTCAGCGCCTTTTGGTATTGCGATATTTTGCTGAATGAGGAGTAAAACGGTGAATGGTAAGGTTATGAAGTGGTAAATAGCCGAAACGTCTGTCCTCCTGAGCACGGCGAAAGACCTTCTCACGCTAGAACGAGTTGTTGTTACCAGCATCGTGCTAATGTGAGAAGGTCCTTCGCTGTGCTCAGGAGGACAGACGTTTTGGCTATTTACCTCACGGCGCGCAGCCGCAGAGCACTTCGCGGCTGGGTTTAGTGGTTTTATAATCCGGCAGGCTCACTTCCTTCATGTAGATAACCTCGAGTTGCTTGAGGCGCGGATGAGCAGAATTTTCACCCCAGATACGCAGCATATAGTTGCAGTAGTAGGGACGCATAAAGGCGTTGCTGACGAATAAGTAATTCTCAGAATATTTGCGCCACCGGTCATTGGGAAACAAACTCACAACGGCAGCGGGTTTGGCATACGTGAGGGGCGCCCCGCTTCGGTTTAGGTCGATTTTGCGGCCTTCTGCGGTGGTGCCTTCCAGAATGTACCAGCCATCATCTTTGAACACCGCGGGCGCAAACATGCCCCAGTGTTGGTCGATGCGGAACAAATAGCCCAGCCACCGAAACTGCTCGCGCATAGCCAATCGCGTAGACGTAACCGTGTCGAAATTCCACCAGCAGATATAGACCAGCAGCACGCCTACCACGGTGTTGCGCACGGCCCGCAGCAACTTGACGCTTTGCGGCGCGTGCTCGATGTGGGCGGTCAGATGCACGCGCACCGGGCTGCGCCAGGTAGGAGCCGGCCACTGCCAACCCGTGCGCCACTGCGTTAGGCGCGTACCGAGGCGCCTAGCACGTGGCACCAGCTTGCGTTCCAACCAGTCCATGGCTGCGGGCGGGAGCAAGCCGGGTAGGGAAGCCCAGTTAATCAGGAAAAACAAGCCCACAAATAGCGTGAGGCTGATGCCCAGATGGAACAGCACCAGCGTCCCGATAAACAGCCCGCGCCACCACGCCACGCGCCACGGAATAAACAGCACAAAAGGCAGCAACAGCTCCATGTAGTACGTGGCAAACGTGAGCCCACGCATTAGCTCGGGGTAGGGGTAGAGCAAGCGGCCACCCGGTAGCAATATTTGATCGAGGCTGAGGGCGTAGTAGAGTGCAGTGCCGGTTTGGGTCCATTCGACGCCGCTTTTGAGCAGGGCCGTACACCAGTATACCAGTGCCAGTTGCACCACGTAGGCCACCGTAGCGGCACTGCACGTGGTGAGGCTGGTAGGGGGCGGCTGTTGCCGGCTATCGAGCGAGTACACGCGCCCCCAGGGTAGGAAGATGCCCCAGAACAGCAGCATCCGCAGCAGATCGTCGCCGCCCTGGCTGATAAGCGGATTTCGGTTTTGCACCGATACCAGCAGCACCCACGATACAATGGTCATCAGCCGGGTGCGGTAGCCGAGCAGCAGCGCTATGGCTGCGGATGCGGCCAGCAAAAACAGCACCGCCTGCACCTGCCACAGCCCGCTACTGGTATGAATAGACAGCTCGTAAGGATTCCAGTTGTGCTCATATAACACGTGTAACGGTAGCACGCCCATGTTGGAGTAATGGGCCTCCAGATCGGTAGCACGAACGGCCAAGTCTACGAGCACAACAGCGGCTACCGCCACCCGCAGTAGCGCCAACGCCCGCACATCCAGCACAAAAGGTTGCCGAAGAACGGCTAATACACGGTTCATAAGCAGATAAGGATAACAGGACTACTAGGCACACGGCTGATGGCTACCACATCAGACCGGACCTACCATACGCAAAAGCGGCCGAAAGCGCTATCCAATGGATAAGGCTTCCGGCCGCTAGCAGGCCGCTAGGCCGACAGTAAGTGCATTGTGCTATGGACTACTGCGGGGTGCCAGTGGTTGTACCAGTCGTGGTCGTACCAGTAGTAGTGGTGCCCGTTGTGGTCGTACCGGTGGTAGTGCCGGTCGTTGTGGTACCCGTAGTAGTACCCGTAGTGGTCATACCTGTAGTGGTACCGGTCGTTGTGGTACCCGTGGTGGTGCTCATCGTACCCGTGGTAGAAGCATCCGTGGTGGTGCCCGTCGTGGTGCTCATCGTACCCGTAGTGGTTGTAGCGTCCGTGCCTGTAGTGGTAGACTCGGTACCGGTGGTTGTAGTGCCGTCGGTCGTACCCATTTCCGAGGTCGTGTTGCAGGCACCTAAGCCCAGGCCGCTTGCCAGCACGGTAGCTGCCAGCAAAGCGAAGCGATTCTTCTTAATCATCGTTTTGGTGAATTGGTTGAAAGAATGCATGTGGTGCCATTCAAGGCAAATAGCTCCCTTGTACGCATCATGCCGGTATAATGGTTGCAATATTGACACTAAAAGCGAATATTTTGTACATTATTCATCAGGCTAAAGGTTGATTTAATTAAAAATTATTATGACTGAATTCCTGTATTCGTAATAGCTAATATTCTGTAAATCTGCTAACTGCCACAGGGAGCCGAAGCCCTTTAGTAGCTAGTTGGGGTAACTAAAAATGAGTTTCACCGTGTCAGAAGTATACATGGCTGGAAAAGCCTGCACTCACCTTATGCCCCAACCACCTGCTGTCATTCTGTTTGATGGAGTCTGCAACCTGTGCAATGGCTTCGTCCAATTCGTTATTGCCCGCGACGCGCAAGCCCATTTCCAGTTTGCCTCGTTGCAGTCGGGGGTAGGGCAGGCGCTGCTGGCTACGCATGGTGCCGTGGTAGCAGCCACACCCGAGACCGTAGTACTGGTGGAAAATGGGCGTGTATTTACGCACTCGGAGGCGGTGCTGCGTATTATGCGGCATCTGCCTGGCTGGCGGTGGCTATACGCGTTGCGGGTGGTGCCGCGCAAGCTGCGCGATGCCGCCTACCGTTGGGTAGCGAGCCATCGGTACCGTTGGTTTGGTCGGGAGGAAGCCTGTTGGCTACCTACCCCAGCGCTCCGGGCGCGTTTCCTATAGCCGCTCCTAGCTTTTTCTTTGTTCTCACTGCTCATCACCATACACTGGTTTATGCAAGCTCTTATTCTGGATGGGGTCAATCAGACCCTGCAACTCCGCGAAGTTCCTACCCCTACCCCCGGCCCCGGCGAGGCACTGGTACGGCTGCACGCCGCCGCCCTCAACCACCGCGACGTCTGGATTCAAAAAGGTCAGTACGCCGGACTGAAGTTTCCTATCATTCTGGGCTCTGATGGTGCCGGTACCGTGGCAGAGCTAGGCGAAGGCGCCGACGAAGCCCTGCGGAATCAAGCGGTCCTCATCAACCCGGGCATGCACTGGGGCGATAATCTCGCTGCGCAGGCCAAGGAGTTTCAGATTTTGGGTCTGCCCCACGATGGTACCTTCGGCGAATACGCGTGTGTGCCGGCCCGCTACGTGCACCCGTTGCCAGAGCACTTGAGCTTTGCACAAGCGGCAGCGCTGCCACTAGGTGGCGTCACGGCGTATCGGGCGCTGTTTACCCGCGCCCACCTACAAGCCGGCGAGCGGGTGCTGGTGTCGGGGGTAGGCGGGGGCGTGGCCCTGCTGGCCCTGCAAATGGCCGTAGCCAGTGGCGCCGAGGTGTGGGTAACATCCAGCTCAGACGAGAAGATAAAACAGGCCCAGGCGCTGGGCGCCAAGGGCGGTATCAGCTACCAAGCCGAAAACTGGCCCGCTACCCTCGCCAAGCAAGTCGGCGGCGGCTTCGATGTCATCATCGACAGCGCCGCCGGTCCGGGCTTCAACAATCTGCTGGACGCAGCGGCGCCCGGTGGGCGCATCGTGTTCTACGGAGCCACGCAAGGCGATATTCCGGCAGTGCCGGCCCGCAAGATTTTCTGGAAACAGCTGACTATACTGGGCTCTACCATGGGCACTGAGGAGGACTTTGCTGGGCTGTTGCAGTTCGTGAGCGAGAAAAAGATGGTACCCGTTATTGACAAAACGTTTCCACTGGCAGAAGGCGAAGCCGCCCTGCGCCACATGGACGACGGCGCGCAATTCGGTAAGATTGTACTGGAGATCGTACCAGCTTGACGAATGAAAGGTAACTCTGGCTACAGAGTTTTTATTTAAATAATACTACTAAATGCCTTAGCCAAATCGAATGATTTTGCTAAGGCATTTGTTTTATCAACAGCCTGCAAAACGTACTTTCACTCTACCTTCTATATCCTATGAAATCAGCTGCTGAATACTTGGAAGCCCCCGTTTTCTATTTGACCTACCCTACCGGCGAAGAAGCCGAAAACGTGCCGGTAGTAGCGTACGACGAGGCGGTGCGCGCCATTGAGGCTGCTCTGGCCGACGCGGCAGAGTACAAATACCTGCTCATGCGCGCCTTGCGTCGGCAGGTAGCACCCAGCGTCGAAACCGCTCCCGCCGCCGAGGCTACCCTGCGCCCCCTGTTCCCAACCGACGATGCTCAGGAATTAGCCGCTTAACACCAAAAAGCCCCGACACTACAGATAGTGTCGGGGCTTTTTGGTGCCAGAAATGGTTTTATAAGCCGGATAGGCTACATATGCTTACTAGGAACCAGGTAATTCTGTACGTAGTCCGCAATGCCGTCTTCCAGCCGCGTGAATGGTTGTTCGTACCCGATGCTGCGCAGCTTCTGCATGTTAGCCTGCGTGAAATACTGGTATTTGTCGCGAATCACTTCGGGCGTATCCTGAAACTGGATATCGGCGGTGCGGCCCAGGGCGGCAAAGGTGTTTAGGGCCAGATCGAGGAACGTGCGCGCCTCGCCGGTGCCCAGGTTGTAAATCCCGGAGTGCTGGCGCGTCTGCATCAGGAAATAGCAAACTTCCACCACATCCTTCACATAGATGAAATCGCGCTTCTGCTCCCCATCGGCGTAGTTGGGGTTGTGGGAGCGGAACAGCGTCATGGAGCCGGTTTGCTGAATCTGCTGGTAGGCATGCAGAATCACGGAAGCCATACGGCCCTTATGGTACTCGTTGGGGCCGTACACGTTGAAAAACTTCAGTCCGGCCCAGAAAAAGGGCTTTTCTGGTTGTGCCACCGCCCATTTGTCGAAGTCGTTTTTCGAGTCGCCGTAGGCATTCAGCGGCTGTAGCAAGTGCAGCAGGGCTTCGTCGTCGTCGTAGCCCACGGTGCCCAGGCCATAGGTAGCTGCCGAGGAGGCGTATACCAAGGGCAACTGGTAGCGGCAGCACGCCTGCCACATTTGTTTGGAGTAGTCGAGGTTCAGCAAAGCCAGCACGTCGCGATTTTGCTCGGTGGTGTCGGTGCGGGCGCCCAGGTGAAAGATGAATTCCACCTGCTCATGGTGCTCCTCCAACCAGTCGAAAAACTCGTTGCGGTCTACGTATTCTTTCAAACGTTTGCCGCTCAGGTTGGGCAACTTGCGCTCCACGGCAAAATTATCGACCACCACAATGTCGTTGAAATTGGCGGCGTTGAGGCGGGTGACGAGGCAGCTGGCAATGAAGCCGGCCGCGCCAGTAACTACGATCATAAGAGTAGGATTTGCGACAAAAGTAAGAAAGTACCGCGGAGTGCTACCGTAACGCAATTGGCGCCCTGAAGTTGACCTCCGCTGCGGGCTCCTTACTTTTACGGTATGCCTCGCTGCCTCCTGTTTTCGCTCCTGCTGTTGCTGGCCTGCCAGCCCGATCGGCCACCCACTACTACCCCTACCGCTCCCCAGCAGCTCCACGACGACCTAGGCCGCCCCGTACAAGTGCCCGCCCAGCCGCGCCGCATTATGTCCTTGGCTGCGTCTATGACCGAAATGCTGTTTGCCGTGGCCGATACGGCTACCATCGTTGCCCGCACGCAGGTGTGCGACTACCCGGCGGCGGCCCTACGCAAACCCATCGTCAATAGCTACCCTCTGGATATTGAGCGGCTAGTGAGCCTGAAGCCCGACGTGGTGTTTACAGTGGAAGGCATCACCTCGCTCGATGATGCGGCCCGCCTGGAAAAGCTGGGCATCCCTGTATACTATCAACGCTACGAGAAAGTGGCCGATGTGCTGCGCGGCCTGCGCGACCTGGGCCATATCCTGCACCGCGACGCCGACGCCCGCCGCCTCACCGATTCGCTCGCGGCTGCCCTGCAAGCCGTGCAACAGTTGCCCGCGCCTACCCCGCGCCCGGCCGTGCTGGCTATTACGTGGCAAGACCCCATCTACGTGTATGGGCAAAACACGCTCTTCACCGATAAAATCCAGCTGGCGGGCGGACAAAACGCCGTGGT from Hymenobacter aerilatus harbors:
- a CDS encoding adenine nucleotide alpha hydrolase — its product is MALVTTMSWSGGKDSALALYYLLRDNRYQVAHLLTNVNAHYDRVSMHGVRVELLEAQARCLALPLHQVCLPEAPSMAEYEQHTQAALQELQAEGATHVAFGDIFLEDLRAYREQQLTQLALQAVFPLWQRPTLELLREYLTLGFRAVVVCVNEAYLDCSFCGRLLDEDFLRDLPAGVDPCGENGEYHTFLFDAPYFQQPITFQRGDIVRRTYPAPVSEAPLSAFWYCDILLNEE
- a CDS encoding zinc-binding dehydrogenase; the protein is MQALILDGVNQTLQLREVPTPTPGPGEALVRLHAAALNHRDVWIQKGQYAGLKFPIILGSDGAGTVAELGEGADEALRNQAVLINPGMHWGDNLAAQAKEFQILGLPHDGTFGEYACVPARYVHPLPEHLSFAQAAALPLGGVTAYRALFTRAHLQAGERVLVSGVGGGVALLALQMAVASGAEVWVTSSSDEKIKQAQALGAKGGISYQAENWPATLAKQVGGGFDVIIDSAAGPGFNNLLDAAAPGGRIVFYGATQGDIPAVPARKIFWKQLTILGSTMGTEEDFAGLLQFVSEKKMVPVIDKTFPLAEGEAALRHMDDGAQFGKIVLEIVPA
- a CDS encoding DUF4126 family protein; translated protein: MKNKFWQTLGLATVASMRSMTAPALLSKSLVKHKSPYLGDSPLRFMQSPITANVLSVLAGAELIGDKQPEADDRTAPTVLPSRAVAGALIGAVVYKSQKGSALTGALLGSVAAVATSYATLAFRKQLISSTKQPVLAGVIEDSIAVSSGLAILQGRKGTKLTKADKEANTKAKQAAKARQMS
- a CDS encoding flavin reductase family protein codes for the protein MNFVYSILLVFYTLPMPHITAADIESYEKIYRLNLINSITGYKPANLIGTASPEGQTNLAIFSSVLHLGSNPPLLGMVTRPTSVPRHTYSNIQHTGCYTINHVPAAYVAQAHYTSANFPAEESEFDACGFTPVYRDDFPAPYVQESQISIGLRLQEEIEIKANGTRLLVGAVEHIYLSEAVLQPDGSLHLHEADDVCISGLDGYHRVTPLATFAYARAGQGPQPKQE
- a CDS encoding thiol-disulfide oxidoreductase DCC family protein — protein: MPQPPAVILFDGVCNLCNGFVQFVIARDAQAHFQFASLQSGVGQALLATHGAVVAATPETVVLVENGRVFTHSEAVLRIMRHLPGWRWLYALRVVPRKLRDAAYRWVASHRYRWFGREEACWLPTPALRARFL
- a CDS encoding ABC transporter substrate-binding protein, yielding MPRCLLFSLLLLLACQPDRPPTTTPTAPQQLHDDLGRPVQVPAQPRRIMSLAASMTEMLFAVADTATIVARTQVCDYPAAALRKPIVNSYPLDIERLVSLKPDVVFTVEGITSLDDAARLEKLGIPVYYQRYEKVADVLRGLRDLGHILHRDADARRLTDSLAAALQAVQQLPAPTPRPAVLAITWQDPIYVYGQNTLFTDKIQLAGGQNAVVEQFAQPYPALTREYILKLNPTVLLGGRFGKMDSTFFKNYPELRRIRAYQQGRVYDVTDDLMSRPGPRVVESVRELHRLIWAPPAV
- the rfaD gene encoding ADP-glyceromanno-heptose 6-epimerase yields the protein MIVVTGAAGFIASCLVTRLNAANFNDIVVVDNFAVERKLPNLSGKRLKEYVDRNEFFDWLEEHHEQVEFIFHLGARTDTTEQNRDVLALLNLDYSKQMWQACCRYQLPLVYASSAATYGLGTVGYDDDEALLHLLQPLNAYGDSKNDFDKWAVAQPEKPFFWAGLKFFNVYGPNEYHKGRMASVILHAYQQIQQTGSMTLFRSHNPNYADGEQKRDFIYVKDVVEVCYFLMQTRQHSGIYNLGTGEARTFLDLALNTFAALGRTADIQFQDTPEVIRDKYQYFTQANMQKLRSIGYEQPFTRLEDGIADYVQNYLVPSKHM